A DNA window from Carassius gibelio isolate Cgi1373 ecotype wild population from Czech Republic chromosome A8, carGib1.2-hapl.c, whole genome shotgun sequence contains the following coding sequences:
- the LOC128019082 gene encoding zinc finger protein 366 isoform X1 produces MDSNESECKRPEDFASRSVDLSLLPYPLPRPVMPQPRRYIPDMIDLNRLRLHRVVQVKQECPPLWPPSPPLLLRSPAPYLPSFHPSLVPFPFLLPGSIPHLSPNPFYPTEAARFRRRSQEASKAEKLNVHVDDSYYIDVGGDQKRWKCRMCEKSYTSKYNLITHILGHSGIKPHGCKLCGKLFKQLSHLHTHMLTHQGSRPHKCQVCHKAFTQTSHLKRHMMQHSDVKPYSCGVCGRGFAYPSELRAHELKHERGQENVCVECGLDFPTLAQLKRHLTAHRGPVQYDCSECGKSFQYPSQLQNHMMKHKDIRPFICSECGMEFVQSHHLKQHALTHKGVKEHKCRICGREFTLLANMKRHVLIHTNIRAYQCQLCYKSFVQKQTLKAHMIVHSDIKPYKCKLCGKEFNRMHNLMGHMHLHSDSKPFKCLYCASKFTLKGNLTRHMKVKHGIMDQGLDARVFRRRGRLCLSGPLRILSRIGQEEPFDLSQKKQLRLSQSDGGSSGREEDEDSLYRMSQDSPDPYKAREEEEDEEEEKKKPDDTHFYSDKDDEF; encoded by the exons ATGGATTCGAACGAGAGCGAATGCAAGCGTCCAGAGGACTTCGCCAGCAGAAGCGTCGACCTTTCTCTTCTTCCCTATCCTCTTCCTCGCCCCGTCATGCCTCAGCCGCGCCGATACATCCCAGACATGATCGATCTGAACCGGCTGCGTCTCCATCGTGTCGTCCAGGTGAAGCAGGAGTGTCCTCCACTGTGGCCTCCGTCGCCTCCGTTACTCCTGCGCTCTCCTGCTCCCTACTTGCCTTCTTTCCATCCCAGTCTGGTCCCGTTCCCGTTCCTCCTGCCCGGCTCCATCCCACACCTCTCTCCGAACCCCTTCTACCCTACAGAGGCCGCACGGTTCCGCCGCAGGAGCCAAGAAGCCAGCAAAGCCGAAAAGCTGAACGTGCACGTGGACGACAGCTACTATATAGACGTGGGCGGCGATCAGAAGCGCTGGAAGTGCCGCATGTGCGAGAAATCCTACACGTCCAAATACAACCTGATCACACACATCCTGGGCCACAGCGGCATCAAGCCGCACGGATGCAAGCTCTGCGGGAAACTCTTCAAGCAGCTGagccacctgcacacacacatgctgacgCACCAGGGCTCACGGCCGCACAAGTGCCAGGTGTGCCACAAAGCCTTCACGCAGACCAGCCACCTGAAGAGACACATGATGCAGCACAGCGACGTCAAGCCGTACAGCTGCGGCGTCTGCGGCCGGGGCTTCGCGTATCCCAGCGAGCTGCGCGCGCACGAGCTCAAGCACGAGAGAGGACAGGAGAACGTGTGTGTGGAGTGTGGACTCGACTTCCCAACGCTGGCGCAGCTCAAACGCCACCTGACAGCGCACCGCGGCCCCGTGCAGTACGACTGCAGCGAATGTGGCAAGAGCTTCCAGTATCCCAGCCAGCTGCAGAACCACATGATGAAGCACAAGGACATCCGGCCGTTCATCTGCAGCGAGTGCGGGATGGAGTTCGTCCAGTCACACCATCTCAAGCAGCACGCGCTCACGCACAAG GGAGTGAAGGAGCACAAGTGTCGCATCTGTGGCCGTGAGTTCACGCTTCTGGCGAACATGAAGCGACACGTTCTGATTCACACCAACATCCGAGCGTATCAGTGCCAGCTGTGCTACAAGAGCTTCGTCCAGAAGCAGACGCTCAAGGCTCACATGATCGTCCACTCCGACATCAAGCCCTACAAGTGCAAG CTGTGTGGAAAGGAGTTTAACAGAATGCATAATCTGATGGGCCACATGCACTTGCATTCTGACAGCAAACCcttcaaatgtctttactgcGCCAGCAAGTTCACCCTGAAGGGAAACCTGACGCGCCACATGAAGGTCAAACACGGGATCATGGACCAAGGCCTGGACGCTCGCG TCTTCAGGAGACGAGGACGGCTGTGTCTCTCCGGTCCTCTGCGGATCCTGTCCCGCATCGGTCAGGAAGAGCCCTTCGATCTGTCCCAGAAGAAGCAGCTGCGTCTGTCTCAGTCTGACGGCGGGAGCTCGGGCCGAGAAGAAGACGAGGACAGTCTGTACCGAATGAGCCAGGACAGTCCTGACCCTTACAAGGCCcgagaagaggaggaggacgagGAGGAAGAGAAGAAGAAACCGGACGACACGCACTTCTACAGCGATAAAGACGACGAGTTCTGA
- the LOC128019082 gene encoding zinc finger protein 366 isoform X2, whose amino-acid sequence MDSNESECKRPEDFASRSVDLSLLPYPLPRPVMPQPRRYIPDMIDLNRLRLHRVVQVKQECPPLWPPSPPLLLRSPAPYLPSFHPSLVPFPFLLPGSIPHLSPNPFYPTEAARFRRRSQEASKAEKLNVHVDDSYYIDVGGDQKRWKCRMCEKSYTSKYNLITHILGHSGIKPHGCKLCGKLFKQLSHLHTHMLTHQGSRPHKCQVCHKAFTQTSHLKRHMMQHSDVKPYSCGVCGRGFAYPSELRAHELKHERGQENVCVECGLDFPTLAQLKRHLTAHRGPVQYDCSECGKSFQYPSQLQNHMMKHKDIRPFICSECGMEFVQSHHLKQHALTHKGVKEHKCRICGREFTLLANMKRHVLIHTNIRAYQCQLCYKSFVQKQTLKAHMIVHSDIKPYKCKQTLQMSLLRQQVHPEGKPDAPHEGQTRDHGPRPGRSRLQETRTAVSLRSSADPVPHRSGRALRSVPEEAAASVSV is encoded by the exons ATGGATTCGAACGAGAGCGAATGCAAGCGTCCAGAGGACTTCGCCAGCAGAAGCGTCGACCTTTCTCTTCTTCCCTATCCTCTTCCTCGCCCCGTCATGCCTCAGCCGCGCCGATACATCCCAGACATGATCGATCTGAACCGGCTGCGTCTCCATCGTGTCGTCCAGGTGAAGCAGGAGTGTCCTCCACTGTGGCCTCCGTCGCCTCCGTTACTCCTGCGCTCTCCTGCTCCCTACTTGCCTTCTTTCCATCCCAGTCTGGTCCCGTTCCCGTTCCTCCTGCCCGGCTCCATCCCACACCTCTCTCCGAACCCCTTCTACCCTACAGAGGCCGCACGGTTCCGCCGCAGGAGCCAAGAAGCCAGCAAAGCCGAAAAGCTGAACGTGCACGTGGACGACAGCTACTATATAGACGTGGGCGGCGATCAGAAGCGCTGGAAGTGCCGCATGTGCGAGAAATCCTACACGTCCAAATACAACCTGATCACACACATCCTGGGCCACAGCGGCATCAAGCCGCACGGATGCAAGCTCTGCGGGAAACTCTTCAAGCAGCTGagccacctgcacacacacatgctgacgCACCAGGGCTCACGGCCGCACAAGTGCCAGGTGTGCCACAAAGCCTTCACGCAGACCAGCCACCTGAAGAGACACATGATGCAGCACAGCGACGTCAAGCCGTACAGCTGCGGCGTCTGCGGCCGGGGCTTCGCGTATCCCAGCGAGCTGCGCGCGCACGAGCTCAAGCACGAGAGAGGACAGGAGAACGTGTGTGTGGAGTGTGGACTCGACTTCCCAACGCTGGCGCAGCTCAAACGCCACCTGACAGCGCACCGCGGCCCCGTGCAGTACGACTGCAGCGAATGTGGCAAGAGCTTCCAGTATCCCAGCCAGCTGCAGAACCACATGATGAAGCACAAGGACATCCGGCCGTTCATCTGCAGCGAGTGCGGGATGGAGTTCGTCCAGTCACACCATCTCAAGCAGCACGCGCTCACGCACAAG GGAGTGAAGGAGCACAAGTGTCGCATCTGTGGCCGTGAGTTCACGCTTCTGGCGAACATGAAGCGACACGTTCTGATTCACACCAACATCCGAGCGTATCAGTGCCAGCTGTGCTACAAGAGCTTCGTCCAGAAGCAGACGCTCAAGGCTCACATGATCGTCCACTCCGACATCAAGCCCTACAAGTGCAAG CAAACCcttcaaatgtctttactgcGCCAGCAAGTTCACCCTGAAGGGAAACCTGACGCGCCACATGAAGGTCAAACACGGGATCATGGACCAAGGCCTGGACGCTCGCG TCTTCAGGAGACGAGGACGGCTGTGTCTCTCCGGTCCTCTGCGGATCCTGTCCCGCATCGGTCAGGAAGAGCCCTTCGATCTGTCCCAGAAGAAGCAGCTGCGTCTGTCTCAGTCTGA
- the LOC128018078 gene encoding fatty acid binding protein 1-B.1, translating to MLWSYSTHSPVTMSFSGKYQLESQEGFVEFMKAVGLPDDMIEKGKEIKSVSEIEQNGDQFKVTVTTGPKVLTNSFTLGQETEIETLTGEKVKAVVNKDGNKLKVVLNKITSITELVDENTLVNTLTLGSLVYKRISKRLA from the exons ATGCTCTGGAGTTACTCAACACATTCACCGGTCACCATGTCGTTCAGTGGGAAATATCAGCTGGAGAGTCAAGAGGGATTCGTGGAGTTCATGAAGGCCGTCG GTCTTCCTGATGATATGATTGAGAAAGGTAAAGAAATCAAGAGCGTGTCTGAGATTGAGCAGAACGGAGATCAGTTCAAAGTGACCGTCACGACCGGACCCAAAGTCTTGACCAACAGCTTCACCCTCGGACAGGAGACTGAGATCGAAACCCTGACCGGAGAGAAAGTCAAG GCTGTCGTGAATAAAGATGGAAACAAGCTGAAGGTCGTCCTGAACAAAATCACATCCATTACAGAGCTGGTGGATGAAAACACACTGGTCAAT ACTCTGACTCTCGGCAGCCTCGTCTACAAGAGGATCAGCAAACGCCTGGCGTAA